One window of the Pseudomonas lurida genome contains the following:
- a CDS encoding Y-family DNA polymerase: MRWVCIVFPQLALDGVQRVHPEPDQPLALLAGTPQRRVLQAVNDAARALGLRPGQSLTAAHALAKTFASVEYDPAEIERHQQFLAAWAYQFSSQVSLYYPRALLFEIESSLGLFGPWPQFEARLRKALTELGFRHRIVAAPNPAAARVLANIYDGLAVQDDRLMQALAPLPIDRAGLDPQAATALSRMGLRTLAQVQALPRHTLARRFDASLLKHLDALNGQRPLALAFYQPPDRFDVRIELNFDVQSHQALLFPLRRLTGDLSAFLCGRDSGVQRFDLHLEHAQAPDSVIKVGLLSAEREPAMLFELARGRLEQVQVTSPVRGFRLVAQDLPVFVPQRQDLFDDRPQQTLPWEQLRERLRARLGDEAVQGLRFHADHRPECAWQAAADKNPCPSLNKVQRPGWLLSEPTLLAEQGVQILMGPERIESGWWDGADIRRDYYLIQTRAGQQGWAYRTVGQCDGLWLQGWFA, translated from the coding sequence ATGCGCTGGGTGTGTATTGTCTTCCCGCAATTGGCGCTGGACGGGGTGCAGCGTGTGCACCCCGAACCGGATCAACCCCTGGCGCTGCTGGCCGGCACGCCACAGCGGCGTGTGCTGCAGGCCGTCAATGACGCTGCCCGCGCCTTGGGCTTGCGCCCCGGCCAATCCCTGACGGCGGCGCATGCCCTGGCCAAGACCTTTGCCAGTGTCGAATACGACCCCGCCGAGATCGAACGCCACCAGCAATTCCTCGCCGCCTGGGCCTACCAGTTCAGCTCCCAGGTCAGCCTGTATTACCCGCGTGCCTTGCTGTTCGAAATCGAGTCAAGCCTGGGCCTATTCGGGCCGTGGCCACAGTTCGAAGCGCGCCTGCGCAAGGCGTTGACCGAACTGGGTTTTCGTCACCGTATCGTTGCCGCGCCCAACCCGGCAGCGGCACGGGTACTGGCGAATATCTACGATGGCCTGGCTGTGCAGGATGACAGGTTGATGCAGGCCCTGGCGCCGCTGCCCATCGACCGTGCCGGCCTCGATCCACAGGCCGCCACGGCCTTGTCGCGCATGGGCCTGCGCACCCTGGCCCAGGTACAGGCGTTGCCTCGGCACACGTTGGCGCGACGCTTTGATGCCAGCCTGCTCAAGCACCTGGATGCACTGAACGGGCAGCGACCGCTGGCCCTGGCGTTTTATCAGCCGCCAGACCGGTTCGATGTGCGCATCGAGCTGAATTTCGACGTGCAATCCCACCAGGCGTTGTTGTTCCCCCTGCGCCGCCTGACCGGCGATCTGTCCGCCTTCCTCTGCGGGCGAGACAGTGGCGTGCAGCGTTTCGACCTGCATCTGGAACACGCCCAGGCGCCGGACAGTGTGATCAAGGTCGGGCTGCTCAGCGCCGAGCGCGAACCGGCGATGCTGTTTGAACTGGCCCGGGGGCGCCTGGAGCAGGTACAAGTCACCTCGCCGGTGCGCGGCTTTCGCCTGGTGGCCCAGGACCTGCCGGTGTTCGTGCCGCAGCGCCAGGACCTGTTCGACGACCGCCCGCAACAGACGTTGCCCTGGGAGCAATTGCGTGAGCGCCTGCGTGCGCGCCTGGGCGATGAGGCGGTGCAGGGCCTGCGCTTTCACGCCGACCACCGTCCCGAATGCGCGTGGCAAGCAGCCGCGGATAAAAACCCATGTCCGAGCCTGAACAAGGTGCAACGCCCCGGCTGGCTGCTGAGTGAGCCGACCTTGCTGGCCGAGCAGGGCGTACAGATCCTCATGGGGCCGGAGCGCATCGAATCTGGCTGGTGGGACGGCGCGGATATCCGCCGTGACTACTACCTGATCCAGACCCGTGCCGGCCAGCAAGGCTGGGCCTACCGCACCGT
- the imuA gene encoding translesion DNA synthesis-associated protein ImuA, producing MGAVVALDTLFNGGRVWKGRPAAPPASVHPTGLAALDAVLPTGGWPEAALSEILMAKEGVGELQLVLPTLARLSKAGERIVLVAPPYTPYPHAWQNAGVDLRLLSVIQAEERDALWAAEQCLRSGSCGAVLCWPRKAEDRALRRLQVAAETGQTLAFAWRALSEAINSSPAALRLAVEAKPAQVRVLKCRGGLAHPAPIALAGH from the coding sequence ATGGGCGCCGTCGTTGCACTGGACACGCTGTTCAATGGCGGGCGTGTCTGGAAGGGCCGGCCTGCCGCGCCACCGGCCAGCGTGCATCCCACCGGGCTGGCGGCGCTGGATGCAGTGCTGCCCACGGGTGGCTGGCCGGAGGCGGCCTTGAGTGAAATCCTCATGGCCAAGGAAGGCGTCGGCGAGTTGCAACTGGTGCTGCCAACCCTGGCGCGCTTGTCAAAGGCAGGGGAGCGCATTGTGTTGGTGGCGCCGCCCTATACGCCTTACCCCCATGCCTGGCAGAACGCTGGCGTGGATTTACGCCTGCTCTCGGTGATCCAGGCCGAGGAGCGCGATGCCCTGTGGGCGGCGGAGCAGTGCCTGCGTTCCGGCAGTTGCGGCGCAGTGTTGTGCTGGCCACGCAAGGCTGAGGACCGAGCGCTGCGGCGCCTGCAAGTCGCGGCGGAAACCGGGCAGACCCTGGCGTTCGCCTGGCGCGCCCTGAGCGAGGCGATCAATTCCTCGCCCGCGGCTTTGCGCCTGGCGGTCGAGGCCAAACCCGCGCAGGTGCGGGTGCTCAAGTGCCGGGGCGGTCTGGCCCACCCGGCGCCGATTGCGCTGGCGGGGCATTGA
- the lexA gene encoding transcriptional repressor LexA gives MYSMTTLTPRRTAILTFIRDRIAQQGQPPSLAEIAEAFGFASRSVARKHVLALTEAGFIEVNPNQARGIRLLNQPARPEWLDVPVLGRVAAGLPIGADAEVHSRLQLDPSTFAKTPDYLLRVQGDSMIEDGILDGDLVGVRRSAEALNGQIVVARLDGEVTIKRFERSGDSVRLLPRNPAYQPIVVGPDQDLAIEGVFCGLVRQG, from the coding sequence ATGTACTCCATGACGACTCTAACCCCCCGCCGTACCGCCATCCTGACCTTTATCCGCGACCGCATCGCGCAGCAAGGCCAGCCTCCCAGCCTCGCCGAGATCGCCGAGGCGTTCGGCTTTGCCTCGCGCAGCGTGGCGCGCAAGCATGTGCTGGCGCTGACTGAGGCCGGTTTTATCGAGGTCAACCCCAACCAGGCCCGGGGCATTCGCCTGCTCAATCAACCGGCGCGTCCGGAATGGCTGGATGTGCCGGTGTTGGGGCGGGTCGCTGCAGGCTTGCCCATCGGTGCCGATGCCGAAGTGCACAGCCGCCTTCAACTGGACCCGTCGACCTTCGCGAAAACCCCGGACTACCTGTTGCGGGTGCAGGGGGACTCGATGATCGAAGATGGCATTCTCGACGGCGACCTGGTCGGTGTTCGCCGCAGTGCCGAGGCCTTGAATGGGCAGATTGTGGTGGCGCGCCTGGACGGCGAAGTGACCATCAAGCGTTTCGAGCGCAGCGGCGACAGTGTGCGCCTGCTGCCGCGTAACCCCGCGTACCAACCCATCGTGGTAGGCCCCGACCAGGACCTGGCCATCGAAGGCGTGTTCTGCGGTTTGGTGAGGCAAGGTTGA